A genomic segment from Sciurus carolinensis chromosome 1, mSciCar1.2, whole genome shotgun sequence encodes:
- the LOC124991066 gene encoding putative HTLV-1-related endogenous sequence: MARLPAPLDRRSPAPGRCAEAPARRGPRSLQVSLASRPPPRRLLRQHLEPRYPERPRPPGLAPRRTPRLRPPRPGAAPAARRPAQRSSQPRMQDPRLAPAGALVFLLLPRPAQPPLAAWARRAPAALKTSAWPRQPLEGLVAAALLPPLPRRNRQLPGFARSGSRRLALVSVSARVPRTLAVCRD, encoded by the exons ATGGCGCGGCTCCCGGCGCCGCTAGATCGCAGGAGCCCGGCGCCGGGGCGCTGCGCTGAGGCTCCCGCTCGGCGCGGCCCCAGAAGCCTGCAGGTGTCCTTGGCCTCTCGGCCGCCGCCCCGAAGACTCCTTCGCCAGCACCTAGAGCCCCGCTATCCGGAGCGGCCCCGCCCCCCAGGCTTGGCGCCGCGCAGGACGCCCCGTCTGAGGCCCCCCCGCCCCGGCGCGGCCCCCGCAGCGCGGCGCCCAGCCCAGCGCAGCTCCCAGCCGCGGATGCAGGACCCGAGGCTCGCTCCTGCGGGCGCGCTTGTTTTCTTGCTGCTGCCTCGCCCTGCGCAGCCCCCACTCGCCG CCTGGGCCCGCCGAGCTCCGGCTGCCCTGAAAACGTCCGCCTGGCCCCGGCAGCCGCTCGAAGGACTTGTTGCTGCTGCGCTACTGCCGCCGCTGCCACGGAGAAACCGGCAGCTCCCGGGCTTCGCGCGGTCTGGGAGCCGGAGGTTGGCCCTTGTGAGTGTGAGCGCACGCGTGCCCCGGACCCTCGCAGTGTGCCGGGACTGA